A genomic stretch from Hydrogenimonas urashimensis includes:
- a CDS encoding DUF2231 domain-containing protein — MSLPVIDIPIKLPFEVPLLVHPIFVHFAIAIPVIVFLLEIANIKARNRAVSVTSLFLMTLALLVYAGAFFAGKADGSNAFALLAPEVQEELKFHKLLGTYLVYAIGVLFVLKLLAMLVKKPWARDFFLAMLLIFIGVLFKQGKDGGELVYKYGVNVEAVNQLQDKVDEMEYEIEDLKKAKEAPAGKATETPAESHEAAPATEGASEAPSGEQESGMKETAPAEESHGTAPAMEHHEAVPGEGSQETAPAEESHEAAPAEHKEETSMQKAAQEAAEEAGTALHEKVQEAAEAVGEAAEGAVEESAEAAHESAESESAAESSTEHTEP, encoded by the coding sequence ATGAGCCTGCCTGTCATCGACATTCCAATCAAGCTGCCCTTCGAGGTGCCGCTGCTTGTGCACCCGATCTTCGTCCATTTCGCCATAGCGATTCCCGTGATCGTCTTTCTGCTCGAAATTGCCAACATCAAAGCAAGAAACCGTGCCGTCAGCGTGACATCGCTCTTTTTGATGACATTGGCGCTTCTGGTCTATGCCGGAGCATTCTTCGCGGGAAAAGCCGACGGTTCGAACGCCTTCGCGCTGCTCGCTCCGGAAGTCCAGGAGGAGTTGAAGTTCCACAAGCTGCTGGGAACCTATCTGGTTTATGCGATCGGGGTGCTTTTCGTACTGAAGCTTTTGGCGATGCTGGTCAAGAAGCCATGGGCGCGGGACTTTTTCCTCGCGATGCTGCTCATCTTCATCGGTGTCCTGTTCAAACAGGGCAAAGACGGCGGAGAACTGGTCTATAAATACGGCGTAAACGTCGAAGCGGTGAACCAGCTGCAGGACAAAGTCGACGAGATGGAGTACGAGATAGAGGATCTCAAGAAGGCCAAGGAGGCTCCCGCCGGCAAGGCAACCGAAACGCCCGCCGAATCCCACGAAGCGGCTCCGGCGACAGAAGGCGCTTCCGAAGCTCCCTCCGGGGAGCAAGAAAGCGGTATGAAAGAGACCGCTCCCGCCGAAGAATCGCATGGAACGGCTCCTGCTATGGAGCATCATGAAGCCGTGCCGGGCGAAGGTTCTCAAGAAACCGCCCCCGCGGAAGAGTCCCATGAAGCGGCACCAGCCGAACACAAAGAGGAAACATCGATGCAAAAGGCTGCACAGGAAGCGGCGGAGGAAGCCGGTACGGCTCTGCATGAAAAAGTGCAGGAGGCTGCCGAAGCCGTTGGGGAAGCGGCAGAGGGTGCTGTGGAGGAATCCGCGGAAGCTGCGCATGAATCCGCCGAAAGCGAGTCGGCAGCGGAGAGCAGCACCGAACATACCGAACCCTGA
- a CDS encoding IGHMBP2 family helicase, protein MPPKRPLPFVLPASLDARKRSARLRRHKIKPSNIARTFEGDGWILYIPTKKSYFKLPKEMVPSRELEHRIRKIHDYIEEYKALIDVERHAEMQARLREIRSISGREREIYGRAILGLKGRSAGQKFDFYLVRFSRDRIIETEIGSGDIVLISRGEPLRSELTATVMQVARNFVEVAFSQKPPPWVKEAQIRLDLYVNDITFKRMEANLETMRHMPAPYSRMRDIVLGLADPMPAKAVPFDPKNRRLNATQQEAVALALGSGDVALIHGPPGTGKTTAVVEAILQFVAKGKKVLAAADSNVAVDNMLEKLAESDTLGMVRIGHPARIGEKLESYSLFAQVERDERSRRVKAMLQEAQKLVEERNRYSKPTSARLRGMSKERVKTLAATGRAYRGVDVKTIQSMAAWIREDEKVERFYSAIRELEAAIVRDIIAKADVVLSTNGMIGSEVLEGVTFDVAVIDEASQQMEPSTLMPMLRAPKAVLAGDHKQLPPTVISNLDILGHSLFERLMERNGVPSAMLKVQYRMNETVMDFPNRLMYGGALKADASVAGRRLALAELSADRQIASLLDPEKPVVFGDTSALDADEVLQVRSTSYENPIEAEWIGRIVRSLSEGGVSPEEVGVITPYLAQVKRIRQWMDEEGLACEVKSVDGFQGREKEVILISFVRSNPAKAIGFVKDRRRLNVAMTRAKSKLVMIGDGGTLEPNEPFTELFDWLRTYGRIVPLQEG, encoded by the coding sequence ATGCCCCCCAAGCGACCGCTTCCTTTCGTCCTGCCCGCCTCGCTCGATGCGCGGAAACGGTCCGCTCGGCTGCGTCGCCACAAAATCAAACCCTCCAATATCGCCCGTACCTTCGAAGGGGACGGGTGGATTCTCTATATTCCCACAAAAAAGAGTTACTTCAAACTTCCCAAAGAGATGGTTCCCAGCCGGGAACTGGAACACCGTATCCGAAAGATTCACGACTACATCGAAGAGTACAAGGCGCTGATCGATGTGGAACGGCATGCCGAGATGCAGGCGCGGCTGCGCGAGATTCGTTCCATCAGCGGCAGGGAGCGTGAAATCTACGGCCGCGCGATTTTGGGACTCAAAGGGCGTTCGGCCGGACAGAAGTTCGACTTCTATCTGGTGCGGTTCAGTCGTGACCGGATCATCGAAACGGAGATCGGCAGCGGCGATATCGTTCTGATATCCCGGGGAGAACCTCTCCGAAGCGAGCTGACGGCGACAGTGATGCAGGTGGCCAGAAATTTTGTCGAAGTCGCCTTTTCGCAAAAACCGCCCCCGTGGGTCAAGGAGGCCCAGATCCGTCTTGATCTCTATGTCAACGACATCACCTTCAAGCGCATGGAGGCCAATCTCGAAACGATGCGCCACATGCCGGCGCCCTACAGCAGGATGCGGGACATCGTTTTGGGCCTTGCGGACCCGATGCCGGCAAAAGCGGTGCCTTTCGATCCAAAAAACCGTCGACTGAACGCCACACAGCAAGAAGCGGTGGCTTTGGCACTGGGCAGCGGAGATGTCGCTTTGATTCACGGACCGCCGGGAACCGGCAAGACGACGGCGGTTGTGGAGGCGATCTTGCAGTTCGTCGCGAAAGGGAAAAAGGTACTCGCCGCCGCCGACTCCAACGTCGCTGTGGACAATATGCTCGAAAAACTGGCCGAATCCGATACTCTCGGGATGGTGCGTATCGGTCATCCGGCGCGTATCGGGGAGAAACTGGAATCCTACTCGCTTTTCGCACAGGTCGAACGGGACGAGAGAAGCAGGAGAGTCAAAGCGATGCTTCAGGAGGCGCAGAAACTGGTGGAAGAGAGGAACCGCTACAGCAAGCCGACATCCGCGAGGCTCAGAGGCATGTCGAAAGAGCGCGTCAAGACGTTGGCGGCGACGGGAAGAGCCTATCGCGGGGTGGATGTCAAAACGATCCAATCGATGGCCGCGTGGATCCGGGAGGATGAAAAAGTCGAGCGTTTCTACAGTGCCATTCGCGAGTTGGAAGCCGCCATCGTCCGCGATATCATCGCCAAAGCCGATGTGGTGCTTTCGACCAACGGCATGATCGGTTCGGAGGTGCTCGAAGGTGTGACCTTCGATGTCGCTGTCATCGACGAAGCGAGTCAGCAGATGGAGCCTTCGACCCTGATGCCGATGCTGCGTGCGCCCAAAGCGGTGCTGGCGGGTGATCACAAACAGCTGCCGCCGACCGTGATCAGCAATCTTGACATACTCGGACATTCTCTTTTTGAACGGCTGATGGAAAGAAACGGGGTGCCCTCGGCCATGCTGAAGGTGCAGTACCGGATGAACGAAACGGTCATGGATTTCCCCAACCGCCTGATGTACGGCGGTGCCCTGAAGGCCGATGCTTCGGTCGCCGGCAGGAGGCTCGCCCTCGCCGAGCTTTCGGCAGATAGACAGATTGCCTCCTTGCTCGATCCCGAAAAACCGGTGGTGTTCGGCGACACTTCCGCTTTGGATGCCGACGAGGTGCTGCAGGTACGCTCGACCTCCTATGAAAATCCGATCGAAGCGGAGTGGATAGGCAGAATTGTCAGGTCACTTTCCGAAGGAGGCGTTTCGCCCGAAGAAGTGGGTGTCATCACGCCCTACCTGGCCCAGGTCAAACGGATTCGCCAATGGATGGATGAGGAAGGTTTGGCCTGCGAAGTCAAGAGTGTCGACGGTTTCCAGGGGAGAGAGAAGGAGGTGATACTCATCTCGTTCGTCCGGTCGAATCCGGCGAAAGCGATCGGGTTCGTCAAAGACCGTCGACGACTCAATGTGGCGATGACCCGTGCCAAAAGCAAACTTGTCATGATCGGTGATGGGGGAACGCTGGAGCCCAACGAACCTTTTACCGAGCTTTTTGATTGGCTGCGGACGTATGGTCGGATTGTGCCACTTCAAGAGGGGTGA